The following coding sequences lie in one Enterococcus sp. 9E7_DIV0242 genomic window:
- a CDS encoding carbohydrate ABC transporter permease, with amino-acid sequence MSDQLTREEKRIIFLFLLFPVVLMLLFGLIPILMLVYNSFTDWDGLSAEKNVVGFANYIKIIKEPAYFAAFKNNLYYLASGIIQIILALLLAVILSMKTKGKTFFKAVFVFPILISGVAVSMIFRLFFEPDGSFDQLLQFFHLGKLSRYWLGDPRLVNVTLAFISLWRHLGTSFLLYFSAIQSIPTVYYRVAELEGASFWQQLRWIILPNIRTVLKLNFVLLTIGAVSAFEIPLIMTNGSNGTTTFLLQTMKTAFDQKLVGLGSAMAVVMTLLIILLSVIQQKFQQEEKR; translated from the coding sequence ATGAGTGATCAGCTGACACGTGAGGAGAAGAGAATCATTTTTCTCTTTCTCCTTTTTCCTGTTGTATTGATGCTTCTTTTCGGTCTGATTCCGATACTGATGTTGGTTTATAACAGCTTTACCGATTGGGATGGTCTATCTGCTGAGAAAAATGTGGTCGGCTTTGCCAACTATATAAAAATCATAAAGGAGCCTGCCTATTTTGCGGCCTTCAAAAATAATCTTTATTATCTAGCTTCAGGCATCATTCAAATCATTTTGGCGTTGCTGCTAGCTGTGATTTTGTCGATGAAAACAAAAGGAAAGACCTTCTTTAAAGCAGTATTTGTTTTTCCTATTCTAATCAGCGGAGTTGCTGTATCAATGATTTTCCGACTGTTCTTTGAGCCGGACGGTTCATTTGATCAGCTGCTGCAGTTTTTCCATCTCGGCAAGCTTTCACGCTATTGGCTAGGTGATCCACGTCTGGTCAATGTTACCTTGGCATTTATTTCTTTGTGGCGTCATTTAGGGACCAGCTTCTTATTGTATTTTTCTGCAATCCAGAGTATTCCAACCGTATATTATCGAGTCGCCGAGTTAGAAGGGGCAAGCTTCTGGCAGCAGCTGCGTTGGATTATTTTACCTAATATCCGTACAGTATTGAAGTTGAATTTTGTGTTATTGACGATCGGTGCAGTCTCAGCCTTTGAGATCCCATTGATCATGACGAATGGATCAAATGGAACAACAACATTTTTACTCCAAACAATGAAAACTGCATTTGATCAAAAGCTGGTAGGACTTGGCTCGGCAATGGCGGTTGTCATGACACTACTCATTATTTTATTGAGTGTGATTCAACAGAAATTTCAGCAGGAGGAAAAGAGATGA
- a CDS encoding carbohydrate ABC transporter permease — MKRFIRIGIKYVLLLFWLFVCLYPLLIVLLGSFKSYEEFNASSGLTLPEQLDFTNYQLAFQQGKIVTGFINTFILVFFGVIGSVLIGSMTAYVLNRFSFPFKKLLIGGYFLLSMVPMVVSQISTFKIIVALGWYDKLIAPIIIYLGADVVMIFIYLQMYEKIPRELDKAAILEGASYFQVYWKVLFPLLSPATATVSMLKMISIYNDFYLPFLYLPGENHGTIATSLYRFIGPNQTNWQVICALIIISIIPMLIFYLILQKYIYNGLAGGVKG, encoded by the coding sequence ATGAAGCGATTTATTCGTATAGGTATAAAATATGTTTTGTTGCTTTTCTGGCTGTTCGTTTGTTTGTATCCGCTGCTTATCGTTTTGCTGGGGTCCTTCAAGAGCTATGAAGAATTTAATGCCAGCTCGGGTTTGACACTTCCAGAGCAGTTGGATTTCACCAACTACCAATTGGCGTTTCAACAAGGAAAAATCGTTACTGGCTTTATCAATACGTTTATTTTGGTTTTCTTTGGTGTCATTGGCAGTGTGCTGATTGGGTCGATGACGGCTTACGTCTTGAATCGTTTTTCTTTCCCTTTTAAAAAGCTGTTGATCGGTGGGTATTTTCTACTGTCGATGGTACCAATGGTCGTGTCGCAAATTTCGACCTTTAAAATCATTGTTGCATTAGGCTGGTATGACAAGCTGATAGCGCCAATCATTATTTACTTGGGGGCAGATGTCGTGATGATTTTTATCTACTTGCAAATGTATGAAAAAATTCCAAGAGAGCTGGATAAAGCAGCGATTTTAGAAGGAGCAAGCTATTTTCAAGTGTATTGGAAGGTGCTTTTTCCCTTATTATCACCTGCAACAGCTACTGTAAGTATGTTGAAAATGATCAGCATCTATAATGATTTTTATCTCCCTTTTCTTTATCTTCCGGGAGAAAATCATGGGACGATCGCGACTTCTTTGTATCGTTTTATCGGGCCAAATCAGACGAACTGGCAAGTCATTTGTGCGCTGATCATTATCAGTATTATTCCTATGTTGATTTTTTATCTTATTCTGCAAAAATATATTTATAATGGTTTGGCTGGAGGTGTCAAAGGGTGA
- a CDS encoding prenyltransferase has protein sequence MEIRTGFATGLPVLSGGLFGACLVGQIKLLELLLFTIAGFSFNIIANTANEMRAFLANEENEETFTGHKGSEGLVRGDARFTDAVLILLLMLGLGGGSGLLLVWLTKSVWLFFWGCVSVVAAVTYSLGPKPYLLYPITELVSGFFVGGLSCYLSAYVQTGYNSWVLVWYSLIAMIFTIFLMSTNNIGDYKKDMGVRVTLPHVIGFRNAILLLIPEAIIMLLAWTGLFFLQVIPWWQYLIGWLIFYRQGYVRWYKDYYTIQEVYPEMGREYGPRPLLLIYHFHGWMSLLFIIRLLGERQ, from the coding sequence ATGGAGATTCGAACCGGCTTTGCTACAGGACTGCCTGTGTTGAGCGGTGGTTTGTTTGGGGCCTGTCTCGTTGGTCAAATCAAGCTGCTTGAGTTGCTGTTGTTTACGATCGCCGGTTTTTCCTTTAACATTATTGCGAACACAGCCAATGAAATGAGAGCCTTTTTGGCCAACGAAGAAAACGAGGAAACGTTTACTGGGCATAAAGGAAGCGAGGGGCTGGTACGTGGGGATGCCCGTTTTACGGATGCTGTGCTGATTCTTCTTTTGATGCTGGGGCTTGGAGGCGGAAGCGGCTTACTGCTTGTCTGGCTGACGAAAAGCGTCTGGCTGTTTTTCTGGGGCTGTGTGTCAGTAGTTGCAGCAGTCACCTATTCGCTGGGACCGAAGCCCTATTTATTATACCCAATTACAGAGCTGGTTTCTGGCTTCTTTGTAGGCGGCCTGAGCTGCTATTTATCTGCCTATGTACAGACCGGTTACAATAGCTGGGTCCTCGTTTGGTATAGCTTGATTGCGATGATTTTTACGATCTTTTTGATGTCAACGAACAATATTGGCGACTATAAAAAAGACATGGGTGTTCGTGTTACATTGCCGCATGTGATTGGCTTTCGTAATGCCATCTTATTGTTGATTCCAGAAGCGATCATCATGCTTCTCGCATGGACCGGATTATTTTTTCTACAAGTCATTCCTTGGTGGCAGTACCTTATTGGCTGGTTGATTTTTTACCGTCAAGGGTACGTCAGGTGGTATAAGGATTACTACACTATTCAAGAGGTTTATCCTGAAATGGGGAGAGAATATGGGCCACGACCACTATTATTAATTTATCATTTTCACGGATGGATGAGCCTGCTTTTCATTATTCGATTGTTAGGAGAGAGACAATGA
- a CDS encoding GNAT family N-acetyltransferase, with product MKIVEARNRDALLIERLVVIWESSVKATHLFLSEYEIENIKQYVPQALKEIPHLIIAENEEQVPIGFMGIVENHLEMLFISHEERGKGVGKELLEYGIEKYSVNDLAVNEQNPLAKGFYEHMGFEVYKRTERDEQGNPYPLLYMKLN from the coding sequence GTGAAAATTGTAGAGGCAAGAAACAGAGACGCATTGTTGATAGAACGGTTAGTAGTGATCTGGGAAAGTTCAGTAAAGGCAACGCATCTCTTTCTATCAGAATATGAAATAGAGAACATTAAGCAATATGTACCGCAAGCATTAAAAGAAATCCCTCATCTAATTATTGCAGAAAATGAGGAACAAGTTCCTATAGGATTTATGGGAATTGTAGAGAACCATCTTGAAATGCTCTTTATTTCTCACGAAGAAAGGGGAAAAGGAGTGGGGAAAGAATTGCTTGAATATGGAATAGAAAAATATTCGGTCAATGATTTAGCAGTTAATGAGCAAAACCCTCTTGCTAAAGGCTTTTATGAACACATGGGATTTGAAGTATATAAAAGAACAGAACGTGATGAACAAGGGAATCCGTATCCACTTTTATATATGAAATTGAATTGA
- a CDS encoding TspO/MBR family protein, which translates to MTIKRVLLFLACVIGVELTGSLSGFLTGDISGKYAEMVKPPFAPPGSLVGMVWIVLYFLMGVSLFLLLTAEQQKKDKQKAVGLFFIQLVINFIWSLIFFGGEYMWLGVIVCLLLDGFVLLSIVVFHKVRPWAAYLLIPYLIWISFATYLSIGLALLN; encoded by the coding sequence ATGACAATAAAACGAGTGCTTTTATTTCTAGCTTGTGTGATTGGAGTCGAGCTGACAGGAAGCCTTTCAGGATTTCTAACAGGCGATATCAGCGGGAAATATGCAGAAATGGTTAAACCTCCATTTGCTCCTCCGGGAAGTTTGGTTGGTATGGTATGGATCGTTCTTTATTTTCTTATGGGGGTCAGCCTATTTCTATTATTGACCGCCGAACAGCAAAAAAAAGACAAACAAAAAGCTGTAGGCCTTTTCTTTATCCAACTGGTGATCAATTTCATTTGGAGCTTGATTTTCTTTGGTGGCGAATACATGTGGCTAGGTGTTATTGTCTGTCTGCTTCTGGATGGTTTTGTTCTTCTGTCCATCGTTGTTTTCCATAAGGTCAGACCTTGGGCTGCCTATCTGCTCATCCCCTATCTGATTTGGATCAGCTTTGCTACGTATCTTTCCATTGGCTTGGCTTTGCTCAATTAG
- a CDS encoding restriction endonuclease, with amino-acid sequence MGFFRAFSKEKNATIEKMTNEKNEINDLLAPNGNVPSNELLTELLNFQHMTGEEFEDLLARLLRNAGYLVSLTKKSNDYGIDLVVRRHESEPPLYLIQAKKRRHGQKQYYVTREMVEKTAGGKEIYRAPNAKICIITTGYFDGPALRYAEKANILTLNFKDIFLFITANNPTIIYDKYLELTLQSGKPEDAVNQSTVKPEAGKMTCSCENCGNVLAVKKGRNYSYFLGCANYEKEKRKKAFTVPKCVHCGKTLQLVKFRNSHQFAFVCPDNKTSEKCKSSFSAITNTF; translated from the coding sequence ATGGGTTTTTTTAGAGCTTTCTCAAAAGAAAAAAATGCGACCATTGAAAAGATGACAAACGAAAAAAATGAAATAAATGATTTACTAGCCCCAAATGGAAATGTTCCCAGTAACGAGTTGTTAACAGAACTGTTAAACTTTCAACATATGACTGGTGAAGAGTTTGAAGACTTATTGGCACGCTTACTGCGAAATGCCGGCTACTTAGTATCATTGACAAAAAAATCGAATGATTATGGTATCGATTTAGTTGTTCGTCGGCATGAGTCCGAGCCTCCTCTTTATCTTATTCAGGCGAAAAAGAGAAGACATGGACAAAAACAGTACTATGTTACCCGAGAAATGGTAGAAAAGACAGCCGGTGGAAAAGAAATTTATCGTGCACCAAACGCTAAAATATGTATTATTACCACAGGTTACTTCGATGGCCCTGCTTTACGGTACGCTGAAAAGGCAAATATTCTAACATTAAACTTTAAAGATATTTTCTTATTTATAACTGCAAATAACCCAACCATTATTTACGATAAATACTTAGAGCTTACTCTGCAATCAGGGAAACCAGAGGATGCGGTCAATCAATCCACAGTTAAACCCGAAGCTGGTAAAATGACCTGCTCTTGTGAAAATTGCGGAAATGTGTTGGCAGTAAAAAAAGGCAGAAACTACAGCTATTTTCTTGGGTGTGCAAATTATGAAAAGGAGAAGCGCAAAAAGGCATTCACTGTTCCAAAATGCGTGCATTGTGGAAAAACACTTCAACTGGTCAAATTCAGAAATTCTCATCAATTTGCTTTTGTTTGTCCTGATAACAAAACCTCTGAAAAATGTAAAAGCAGTTTCTCAGCGATTACAAACACTTTCTAA
- a CDS encoding aldose epimerase family protein, whose translation MTITIHKRYHGKLDLITLENGPLKATFLNFGARLYQLFTPDRDGKSENILLSLDDKDAILQDKAFFGAFVGPVAGRIKDGQWQAIQLEKNAGPHHIHGGSNSWAFQYWSYETFQTETSVGVSFTLTDKTSGYPGPITAIVNYELTEDTLHMTSIYRTEQQTLINPTNHAYFNLSGNAKADITSHTLIVNAAEMIATDDEAIPTGEIATVKGTPYDFTESKKIGAALSEISKGIDDPFLLSIDTPQIILSEPNSGRVMELSTNRQSVVVFTATGFNDDFLVNGQTMRSNLGIALETQEIPDIVHHPEWGSIEAPPQTKIEHCTSFKFSVDTN comes from the coding sequence ATGACTATCACTATTCATAAACGCTATCACGGAAAGCTTGATTTGATTACGTTGGAAAACGGTCCGCTTAAAGCAACTTTTTTGAATTTCGGAGCCCGTCTCTATCAGCTGTTTACACCCGATAGAGACGGAAAATCAGAGAATATTCTGCTTTCTCTGGATGATAAGGATGCCATTTTACAGGATAAAGCCTTCTTTGGGGCTTTCGTCGGCCCTGTTGCTGGACGAATCAAAGATGGACAGTGGCAGGCTATTCAATTAGAAAAAAATGCTGGTCCCCATCATATTCACGGCGGCTCTAATAGTTGGGCTTTTCAGTATTGGTCTTACGAAACCTTCCAAACAGAGACATCTGTCGGTGTAAGCTTCACTCTTACTGACAAGACTTCCGGCTATCCTGGACCAATCACCGCTATCGTCAATTATGAACTAACAGAAGACACTTTACACATGACCTCGATTTATCGTACAGAGCAGCAAACACTGATCAACCCAACCAATCATGCGTATTTTAATCTTTCAGGAAATGCCAAAGCTGACATTACAAGCCACACACTGATAGTAAATGCTGCGGAAATGATTGCAACAGACGATGAAGCTATTCCGACGGGAGAAATCGCAACAGTCAAAGGGACACCTTATGATTTTACAGAATCAAAAAAAATCGGTGCAGCTTTATCAGAAATCTCCAAAGGCATTGATGACCCCTTTCTCTTAAGTATTGATACACCTCAAATTATTTTGAGCGAGCCTAATAGCGGCAGAGTCATGGAGTTATCAACCAATCGGCAAAGTGTGGTCGTTTTTACAGCAACCGGCTTCAATGATGATTTCCTAGTCAATGGTCAAACAATGCGCAGTAACCTTGGCATTGCCTTAGAAACACAGGAAATACCAGATATTGTCCATCACCCAGAATGGGGCTCAATAGAAGCGCCACCACAAACAAAAATAGAGCATTGCACTTCATTTAAATTTTCAGTAGATACTAATTAA
- the pgmB gene encoding beta-phosphoglucomutase — MFQGVLFDLDGVITDTAEYHYKAWKKLAEELGISIDRAFNEQLKGVSREDSLRLILAQGGQQDHHTDAEFAALAQRKNDNYVDMIQEVSPKDVFPGILELLKDLKKNHIKTALASASKNGPALLDKMGLSEYFDTIVDPASLKAGKPAPDIFLAAANQLALPIEACIGIEDAQAGILAIKKSGAFPIGVGQSEDLGSDIPLVATTAALTLTYLETLWSNKNDYHYS; from the coding sequence ATGTTTCAAGGTGTACTATTTGATTTAGACGGTGTGATCACTGATACAGCGGAATATCATTATAAGGCTTGGAAAAAGCTTGCAGAAGAGTTGGGTATCTCGATTGATCGAGCGTTCAACGAACAACTGAAAGGCGTTAGCCGAGAGGATTCCCTACGCTTGATTTTAGCCCAAGGTGGACAACAGGATCACCACACAGATGCAGAATTCGCTGCATTGGCCCAAAGAAAAAACGACAATTACGTGGATATGATTCAAGAAGTCTCACCGAAAGATGTTTTCCCAGGAATCCTAGAACTACTGAAGGACTTAAAGAAGAATCACATAAAAACCGCGTTAGCTTCTGCCAGTAAAAACGGCCCTGCCCTTCTTGATAAAATGGGCTTATCTGAGTATTTCGATACAATCGTTGATCCTGCTTCTCTTAAAGCAGGAAAACCGGCACCAGATATTTTCTTAGCAGCGGCTAATCAGCTTGCCCTTCCAATCGAAGCCTGTATCGGCATTGAGGATGCACAAGCCGGTATCCTCGCAATAAAAAAAAGCGGTGCCTTTCCAATCGGTGTTGGTCAGTCAGAAGATCTAGGATCAGATATTCCCCTTGTCGCTACAACAGCGGCATTGACTCTGACCTATTTAGAAACGCTATGGAGCAATAAAAATGACTATCACTATTCATAA